The Methylotenera sp. G11 genome includes a window with the following:
- the rseP gene encoding RIP metalloprotease RseP, protein MLTILAFILTLGILVTVHEYGHFQVARWCGVKVLKFSVGFGKPIWSKKIGRDQTEFAIAAIPLGGYVKMLEAEQASGEDGSPAHDMSRALNQQSVAKKMAIVLAGPFANLLLAVILYWALFLTGTIGAKPYVGEVVENTPAAASQIHSGDMIQKINGKDVASWQDARWLLLNESLKSRSIEIQVIDSHQQIHLHRLMANGFSHDDANIDILEQLGLAAYQPRADARVGEVLANSPADSAGLRVGDLILSINDKKISDWEAFVQEVRLHPEKRIEVVIQRGPEQQHLSMTPDAVKENGKVIGRVGAGFKIEQSQLDRYFVIQHFTVLEALAKSLEKTWETSVFSLKMLGNMLIGNVSWKGMSGPVTIASYAGQSANMGVKVFIGFLALVSISIGILNLLPIPILDGGHFMYYMVEFFTGKPVSEAAISIGQRIGLFILGWMMVLALYNDMNRLITG, encoded by the coding sequence ATGTTAACAATCTTAGCTTTCATCCTGACACTGGGTATCCTGGTTACGGTTCACGAATATGGCCATTTCCAGGTTGCCAGATGGTGCGGAGTCAAGGTGCTCAAATTCTCTGTCGGCTTCGGCAAACCGATCTGGAGCAAAAAAATTGGCCGTGACCAGACAGAATTCGCAATTGCCGCAATTCCACTGGGCGGTTATGTGAAAATGCTGGAGGCCGAACAAGCCTCCGGTGAAGATGGCTCTCCTGCCCATGATATGTCACGCGCGCTTAACCAGCAAAGTGTTGCCAAAAAAATGGCTATTGTGCTTGCCGGGCCGTTTGCAAATTTGCTGCTGGCTGTGATTTTATACTGGGCCCTGTTCCTGACCGGAACCATCGGCGCCAAGCCTTATGTAGGCGAAGTGGTGGAAAACACGCCGGCAGCTGCCAGCCAGATTCACTCCGGGGATATGATTCAAAAGATCAACGGTAAAGACGTTGCAAGCTGGCAGGATGCGCGCTGGCTGCTATTAAATGAATCATTAAAAAGCCGTAGCATTGAGATTCAAGTCATAGATAGCCATCAACAGATTCATTTACACAGATTAATGGCTAACGGATTCAGTCATGACGATGCAAATATCGATATTCTGGAACAGTTGGGCCTGGCTGCCTACCAGCCGAGAGCGGACGCCCGCGTTGGAGAGGTTTTAGCCAACAGCCCAGCCGATTCAGCGGGCCTGCGGGTCGGTGACCTGATTCTCTCCATAAACGACAAAAAAATCAGCGACTGGGAAGCTTTTGTCCAGGAAGTAAGGCTGCACCCGGAAAAAAGGATAGAAGTAGTGATCCAGCGTGGCCCTGAACAGCAGCATCTGTCTATGACTCCCGATGCCGTGAAGGAAAATGGTAAAGTGATTGGCCGCGTAGGTGCCGGATTCAAGATTGAACAATCTCAGCTCGACCGTTATTTTGTTATCCAGCACTTTACCGTGCTGGAAGCACTTGCAAAGAGCCTGGAAAAAACATGGGAAACATCCGTGTTCAGCCTGAAAATGCTGGGCAACATGCTCATTGGCAATGTGTCATGGAAAGGCATGAGCGGCCCCGTTACCATCGCCAGTTATGCAGGACAAAGCGCCAATATGGGTGTTAAAGTCTTTATCGGCTTTCTGGCACTGGTCAGTATTAGTATCGGTATATTAAATCTATTACCGATACCGATACTAGATGGCGGGCATTTCATGTATTATATGGTTGAATTTTTTACGGGCAAACCTGTATCAGAAGCGGCAATAAGTATCGGACAAAGGATAGGGCTTTTTATTCTTGGCTGGATGATGGTTTTGGCACTTTATAATGATATGAACAGATTGATAACAGGCTAA